The genomic stretch GACTGCCAGTTGTATTGGGGCGGATTTCTTGATTTCAACCTGCACGAGGGTTGAGAAATAGCCTTAGGAATTTTGAAGTATGTCGGAAGAGAAATATGTTCTATGGGCTATTAGGCATTACAACAGAATGGCCATTTGGACTTTAAGATTTGCGGTTTATATAGTTACATGTAAAAGTTATTTTCATTTGACAATCAGTCGACACAAAACACACACCTTAAGGATGGAAATTTGACCTGTTGCTGTATATTACTAGATATACAACTTTGAGTTTTCATCTATGGTCTAGAGTTACATTTTGATTTCCTCAAATACTACTTTCACAGGGAGGAGACAGGgttgttttatgctttagaccTTGGCGGAACCAACTTCCGCGTCCTACGTGTGCAACTGGGGGGTAAGGAGAGGCATGTACTAAAGCAAGAATTTGAGGAGGTCTCCATTCCACCGCTTCTAATGGTTGGAGGCTCAGATGTAAGTAAAATGATTGACTGTCATGTTCTTTATCGATATTATGTATGTGGGGCATCTAAGGTGATTATTTCTCTGTTTTCAGGAACTTTTTGATTTCATTGCTTCAGCTTTAGCAAAGTTTGTTGCTTCTGAAGGTGAAGATTTTCACCTTCCTGTTGGTAGGCAGAGGGAAATTGGATTTACCTTTTCTTTTCCTGTGAGACAAATCTCTATAGCATCAGGCACCTTAATTAAATGGACGAAAGGTTTCAATATTGATGAGACGGTAATTTCTcagctttttttttctcttgagaaGATGTATTTGATTTTGTTGTGTGCTGATTAGCTTTCTCCAAAGCTGTCATAGTAGTCACAAATAGATGTAGTTTTGTTGTTTATGTTTTTTGCATATGATGTTACATAATGGAACAATTATTGTTATATTTTTGAGGTAAGTTTTAGGGAGAAAAAAAAAGCTTTCTTCCCCCTACCGATGCTTAGTCTTCTATGTTTTAGGCTATAATTGTGACGACAACAACAAAAATTCCTTCTTATTTTGGTTTCTGTCAGGTAGGTGCTTTGCAATTGTCTATGGTTATGTGTAATCTtaacttattttaaaataatagttggtaaagaaaaaaaaagtaatagTAAAGACACTACTAGATTGTGTTGATAGCAAAACAAACTCCCTTATTAACCGAGTCCCATCCTTCAATGCATATTTAGGTTTCACATTTATCTCTTTATCTTGAAGCTAATAACTTTGCATGCCTATAgtgtcaaatttctttaaggactTCTTTCTTGTATTAAAATGTCTTAAACGCAAAACTTCAGACAAGGTCATGCTAGTGTGAAAAAAATTATACTTAAATGTTAATTGCCAGTAAATGTTGATGCTCCATGGCATGTCAAGCAATTCAGACATGGTCGTTTCTTTTGATGGTTCATCAGGTTATCATGTAGTTAGTTTGAAAATGAATTTTATGTTATGTGAAAGGAAGTTTGGGACCTCATGGCTTGTTGTTGCTTAAGGCAGGTTGGGGAAGATGTGGTGGCTGAATTGACTAGGGCCATAGAAAGACAAGGTCTTGATATGCGAGTATCAGCTTTGGTATGCTCCTCTTTGCATTTCCCATCTTCCAGTTCAAAGCATAACTTTATCCATAAATGTtaatgaatgataatttttttaatggaTTCAATTATCTGGATGAGATGGACATATATATCTATGATGTAGATTAATGATACCGTTGGAACATTAGCTGGGGGGAGATATCATGATAATGATGTAGTTGCTGCCGTGATATTGGGCACCGGCACAAATGCAGCCTATGTAGAGCGTGCCCACGCAATACCTAAGTGGCACGGTCTCTTGCCAAAATCAGGAGAGATGGTAAGAAACCCTATtcttatttctaattttttttttttccaacttcCTGGTTTATGCCTGTTGCCAAAGCTTGTTGACATCGTATAAATTGTTAGTGAATTGTATTGTTATTTAGGTTATCAACATGGAGTGGGGAAACTTTAGGTCATCCCATCTTCCTTTAACAGACTATGATCAAGCATTAGATAATGAGAGTTTGAACCCTAGTGAACAGGTGATGTATACATGGCTAGACATCTTTTCATCATGAACATCTGTGGGGATGCTATATATTCAAATAGTTTGTCATGACAGATTTTTGAAAAGTTGATCTCTGGAATGTACCTGGGAGAAATTTTACGACGAGTCCTTTTGCGGTTGGCTAAGGAAGCTTCCCTTTTCGGAGACAGTGTTCCTCCAAAACTTGAAATTCCGTTCATGCTACGGTAAGTTTCAAACTGCTATCACagaaatagtatttttattttgcatACAGATCTGGTTAATTTATTCTCGAGGTTAATGTACTACAATTGATTGACCATGTAATTATTCTCAACATTTTGTTGTTGGAACCGAAAAAAATTATCGTGTCAAGTTCCTTCAAGGATTATATGGACTAAGTGAGCGATCGAATATTCTAAAAAATTAACAACTCCTCCAGATTGGTTTGTTCTATTCTAGGCCTATCTCATTACAAGGTGCCGTCAGGGCCCTGATTTGTAAGGATTAATCACTCAGTATAACTCAAACTTTGGAATATATTAACTCTTCCTAATTTAtgtaattttatttcttttcatgATTATTATATCGGTGGAGGCTTTCttacaatttatcatatttcggTATCCTGTTGCCCTCTGTTTTTTCATCTCCCAGCCTCCAATAGCAGACATCAAACTGCTCTTCTTACCGACAAAACCCTTACTAACTTGTCTTGTAGATTGTGGCACTTTTATATTTTGTTTGAGAATATTAAGTTGCTAGTTGAAATTAtttattcttccttctttttttaatctttcaacatgatagaagaaaaaaaaacctaaacTGACTTGGGGAGTGAATGAAATGGAAGATAAAACTAGAACTCGAAGCTATGTTTCTCATACACCGATTTTGAAATATCAAGTGTTTTGGTGTCCAATGAATATATAGCATGAATTCATTCGAAAATTTCATTGATCTTTCTGGACAGAGGATCTTAGTTGAATTTGTGATGATCAGCAGCTTGACACCATTATTCTCGAGCTTGAATTGGATGTATCTATGTTTCTCTTCCAGATTATTGCAACTCAGTGTTCATTCTAACACAAACTTATCCAATGTGAGATTTGCAGGACTCCAGTCATGTCAGCCATGCATCACGACACCTcgcctgatcttaaagttgttgGCGCCAAACTGAAGGACCTCTTGGGGGTATGATTCTACTCTTCATCCTTGACTGACATGGTTGATGTCTGATGCCTCTCAACCTCGAGCACTGTCTGCTTCTGCTCCAATTCCAGATCCCCAACACCTCTCTCAAAGCAAGAAAAGTGGTGGTCCAGATCTGCGACATCGTCGCCAGGCGTGGCGCTCGCTTGGCCGCCGCTGGTGTAGCCGGCATCCTGAAGAAGGTCGGGCGAGACACGGCGGTGAAGGGCGGAGAGAGCGTGCCAAGGACGGTCGTCGCCATGGATGGTGGACTCTACGAGCATTACACCATATTCCGCGAGTGCTTGCAGGCCACCTTCGAGGAGATGCTCGGAGCCGAGGCCGCAGCTTCTGTCGTCATCAAGCTAGCAAATGACGGATCGGGCATCGGCGCCGCCCTCCTCGCAGCTTCTCACTCTCAGTATCGAGAACTCGAACAGTCCTGAAGGCGGCGTCTAATAAGAAGAGCTCAATAAACCCATATCAACCTCGACGTCCTCTGGTTtccatggaggaggaggaggaggaggaggacttctTCCGTCTTAATTCATGTCCGCTGCTGCGGTAGCATATGATAGCTGAGGAAACGACGAGGCAGTCGCCTCAGAGAAGGAAGAACAGCAGAATCTCTGCAAACCTTCCCTGCGTTGTTGGCATCTCATATGTCTTCTTTTTCTTGCTCTCCTTTTTGCTGCTGTCACTCGATCATTGACGAATAAATGGAGGGGATTCGAGAACTCCTTTCGAAGACACATCACTTGGAAACCTTCCAGTTGAGGAATCACGCCATGGACGTCCTCGTTGAGCTCTCCTTGCAGGAGCCCATTGACTGTGCCCTGCGTGGCTTCATTACGTGGAAACGTATGCGGTAGTTAGTTTATATTATCTAATCGTTTATGACTCGCTgttaatttcatatttttaatctaaTAATTCCTTGTTGATTAATATTTTCTTcttataatttcatatttttaacattaattaaatattacattaatttattattcttattaatTTAATGATTTGATATTTTGTCATCATTTATTTAATTCTAACGTTGCAATTTAATATTTCTCTATAAATTATTTGTGATTTAATATGGAATTACAATTCAAAATCCCTATTTGGTAATTTTTTATTGTCATGTTCTCATAATCAACGATCGGAATTTCCATGCTTAAATTGGGAATTATAATtcctaataatttaatatttcatAAACTAAGCCTTTTAACAGACAGGGCCTCAGAAAGCTGGGCCTGAGACGTGGGCCGGCTCGTACGTGAGGTGCAGAAGCGGCATTCGTCGGTGGGATATTTCACCGAGCAATTCTCGTGCGTCCGGTGGCTTCCTGCTGCGAAAGATGGAGACGCGGAACTTGCTGATGATCCTAGATGGGTTAGATCAAGAACAAGGGGTTTCTGGAATCTCAATAACAAGGGGTTTCTGGAATCACAGCGTAGGCCAAGGAAAGAGGCCGAGTAGCAGGAGAGTTGGGGCGGGCAGACATGGGGGAAAGGCGATCGAATCGTCAGTGCTAAAGGTGGTCGGCCAAGGCGTTTATGGTGTGCGGTTTTGCAGCATTGATGGTGGAAAGAAGGAAAATTCATGTTCCAAGTGTAGAAACACCAGAAAGCAGTGGAAAACAATCTTGAAGATGGCGGAGAAGGTGGGATTGATGGCCATAGAAGCATGATCAAGATATGGTAATCGAAAACTGACCTCATCAAGGATTGGTTCTTGATGCTTCTCCGTTGGAGATGGTGAACCGTGTCATGGCAGAGGGTCAAAGAGCCACTCTGTGGGTGGCTTTTGATGAGGTAAGAGACCTCAAAACTTAGTGGCCCTAATTAGGTCAGCAGCCTATTCCGTTGCAGCAGAAGGGTTGATCCTAGGGAGGCCCTGTTTAATTGTTTGAGCTTCTGTCTTGTAAGAACATGATGCAGTTCTTATCATCAGCTGCAAATGGTTGGCGAGTTCTTGAGGTATCAGTCTTGTCAAGAGCTGTCAAATTGAGTTATATCGAAGCAGATTTTGATACGAGGACATTTTGCATGTTTGAATATGCTCTTTAGATTGTCTCAGTTATCTAACTTTGCATCATTTATCATTGTGGAAGCTTGCTGATTTATACGTATCTTTGTAAAAGGGACTTGCATTCTTCAGAGGTTCAGATTCTGAATTACTTTAGaagaacccttttttttttttcaatgcaaCATGTTTCACAAAAATTTTCTTACATTGTTTTGGTGGTTCAATATGaactcttatcatgttgcattttcACTTATAATGTGTTCTCCCTCTGGAGATCTTTTGGAGCTTTAATCAGTATGCTTTGGTCTAGGAAGTTTGGTTTGCTTGGTTCGAGACTAATTGTAATATCTAGGTTCTACATTTACCTGTCCAAACATATATTAACTATCTCTTATTTTTGGTTGAACTTGTCCTAATATTAGTTATTTGCTGGTAATCTTTTTAATATACTATGAATGTTGTTTTGGTAAGCTATTTTGTTAATCTTGGAGAAGTGATTTGGCATcatctttttttcttccttttgttgcaccttaaaatgaaacacagacTTTAACATGTTACAGTTTGACAATTTCAATTCCCTGCATTATTTGCTTTCAGGCTGCCAGTTGACACTAACCTACTGAAACAAAGAATATCACTTTTGTTATTTCATGAATCCTCCTTTCATCAGACCTTAACCATGGAAATAACCCATAAAATTTCCTTTCTCTTTGCGTTCCCTCATTGTTATATATTTTCTGCAGTTTTAGTTGATCACATTTGGTTCGAAGTACTTGGAGAATTGCAATTCTCAACAAGTGGTATGTCTACTCCAATCTCATATGTGGCAAAGAAATCATAACATAGATCTGATGTTAAAGACCGACAAATAAAATGTGTTCTTCATGTTCGTCATGCCTGCATGGGTGAATCTTTTTGGCTTCTGTTGTTCTGCTTCTATCTGTAGTTCTTACATGCTAAATGTTTGTAGGACATTTTGTACTATTTTCTAGGCCATTTTGTTCTTCCTTTTTCTCGCCCCATTCTGCATTTTGACTACAATGTGAAATGACTACTGTTCACCTTAAATTCACATATAATTTCATTTTAGAATAACTAGCTTTTAGTATCTGGATATAATCTTACTACCAAAAGTTTTCCCATTGGTTAACATAGACTTCATTTCTCCGTTTCACCAACCAGGTATAGGAAAAAGGGCAGTTCTTTTTATTGGTTTTGGCAATAAAGCTGTTGTGGTGACCATAGTTGACAGTTAACTTAATCGATAGCGTTTTCCAACTAGTTCATGTCACTTTTTCCCTCCACTTTCAAGATTGAGGAAGTTAATTTTGGTGATTTTGTCAAAGTTGGATCAAGGAGCCGACCTAGTTCTTCTTTTTCTGGCTCAGTGTATCACTTGTTGAGgctttcaatatgtttatctGTCATGAAAACCAGTATCCGGCTTGGCCTGGGAATGCTACCAGCTGATCCTTCCACACTTTAGTTAGTGCTTGACTAAGATGGAGAAAAAAAACTTCTAGAGTTAAATTTCCCTTTCTTATACTGGAATTAGTTGAAGGATCAAAAGATTGACTTTTTATGTTAATTCACGACTGTTGTCACCAATGAATGGCTTTGACTAGGGCTATTGGCCTTGACCATTTTGATGTGTCTGATCGATGTGGAATTACCACAGGATATTGATGACCATGCTGCAATATGTCGGTCAGATGGGACGCAGCTGTGTGCTCTTATCAAAGGTCAGCAATCATCCCTCTTATAATGATAAATGTTACTTTCTATTCTAAGCACATGCACATGCCTTCTTGTAGTAATCTTTATTTTGCTGGAAGAAGTGTTCTTATTGTAGCTTCTTTACTTGGTCTCTTTGCTAACCACTCTATCAGTATATTCCATTTATCACATGAATGATTCTGAGCAGCTCAGTCTCTGTGGTCACAGTTAACCTTCAGTTTTTGCCCTGTGGACGGATTTGCCAACTCAAAGTTGCATGCTTAGGTCCACTTCGTTGACTTAGACCTACATTGATCGATAGAATAAGCAGTGAGGGATCTCCAATGATGGTGCAGGAAGTGTTTGCTTGAATAAACACCATTGGTCTTGATATCACAAGGTGTTTGATTGAATGCAAGTTAGGTTAGCTTTCTGTAGACTCTGAACTAAGGCTGCAGTAGATGACAGCCGCAAGGATCCAACAGCCTTGTGTAGTATCATCTCTGATGTTAATATCTCATGGGGGGGAGTTGAGAACAGGTGCTTCTTTGTCCACTTCATATATCTGCTTATCTTCTTACCGGCTTTATCCCCATAATCGCGACGAGCGATATCGCTGTAACCCTCGAGGGAGATTCTTACAGCAACTGCATGAGAAAACTGCCATATTCCTTTCGTGCACCAACCAAACTCTCATCCTTTTGCCTGTCTGGAGAGCAGGCGTGGCCTGATGAAAGAGACCTTTTCTTGTCTCCAGCATAAAATGGAGGGAACACCAAGCGTGCTTTCCCACCAACAAGATTCTTCTCTCACCTATGCAATGGACAAAGGGTTTTGGTCTCGTTGGACTATTCTTGCTTCATGCGCTATGGATAGCTGGTTAGCATATGGATGATTGGATGGAGATTGTAAGGGACAAGTGAGAATGAGAAAATTGACTGGCTGAAGGTTTAACTGCTGCAAGAGATTGACTGATTTTGTAAATGGTTGGACTTGACTTTAAATCTAGTGTTGCAGTAGAGAGCTTGTCATAGTATGGACAAGCTACTTGTGAGAGGTGCTTCTTAAGCATACGCTATTTTGAGAGTGACTTAACTAGATTTGGGACAATTTTACTTCTAGCATGGTCCGGGTTTGCTACCTGGACCATTAAGTAGACATGGATCAGCAGGGCTGGAACAAATAGCACAAGTGGAGGTCGAAACCACTTGTGACATCCAACCAGATAACAAAAAAGCACATCATACAAGTGGAGGGCGACTGGTTCAGCTTTCTCAGTCATTTCTTCAGCAGGCAATCTGCAACTGCTGTAGGATGGCCCTTATTAGGAAACAAGTGTTTGATGAACCTTCAGGGAGCCAAATTCAGGCAAGTATATCATAATCATTTAtacttgacactaggcagtaAACTACTGTAATCTATTTCTTTTAGACTTCCAAAAATCCTTGGTGTTATCATGCAATTCAAACTCAGATAAATGAGTGATTATAGGAGTATGTACACTGGATTAACATTCGATTGCACCGATACATGGTTTATCAGGAATATGAGTTCAACAACCCCCAAAATAGTTAGGAATTAGTCCAGTTGCATTAGCCAATAACATCCAAAGATGAGGAAAGATGGATGCATAACCCAAACTTTGTGTTTCTCATTCTACTCAACTTTCAGTTGCTGTTCTTTTCCTGCTGACTGCTCCTAACTGAAACAAGGAAACATAATAAAGGTAATGCAACCATAAGATTAGAATTAGCCCTTTTCCAAGTTATGTTGAATCCAATTACAATTAACTTGATAAACTTATCATTGTATGCAGATAAACCTCTGAGcaacatgattttatgttgcattcTTTAATTATAGCATCGATGGTCTTTCACAACTAGCATCAATGGTCTGATATACAAATGTTGTGATTCAATGAAGTGGACTTACACGTAATGCAGCGAGATCAGAACTTTTCAGCACCCTCAACCGTTTAACCGTTGAAACAAACATGctgcaagttttagaaagtggtcAAAACTTCTGCCTATAGGATTTAGTTGATGTGATACTCTTTAATCAAgtgaagtttgcattatgcatATAAGATGTTCTCTTAGCAGTAAGTAAAGAAGAAACTATATCGTTAGCAATAAATCCATTGTGCATATAAGATGTTCTCTTAGCAGTAAGTAAAGAACATATTTGGGCTCCATTGCCTGCAAAACAATACAAGCATGAGgttcttatctttttctttttcctagtTCAAAGATAGTAATAAATTCAACTATCCTTAAATATCTATATCGACTTTTAAAGTGTCAACAAAGTCATGTTTTTCATTTTAGTGCCTAGTTGTGTGGTTCGAGGTTCAGGTAAGTTGGCCTCTAATTTGCAATACCCTGCAAAATTATGTTTCCCCTTACCTTATTTACACTAGTTGAACTTTAAGCTGGGGGTTACTTGATAGGCTGTGAAGGGAAATAAAAATAGGCACATAGACACATCCAGAAGTGAGTAGGTGGTAGTTCATTTGACTGGATCATCAGCTCAT from Musa acuminata AAA Group cultivar baxijiao chromosome BXJ1-3, Cavendish_Baxijiao_AAA, whole genome shotgun sequence encodes the following:
- the LOC135625062 gene encoding hexokinase-2-like; the encoded protein is MGKAAVTTAVVCAAAACAVAALVVRYRMRSSGRWARVAALLKELEERCATPVGKLRQVADAMAVEMHAGLASEGGSKLKMLISYVNNLPTGEETGLFYALDLGGTNFRVLRVQLGGKERHVLKQEFEEVSIPPLLMVGGSDELFDFIASALAKFVASEGEDFHLPVGRQREIGFTFSFPVRQISIASGTLIKWTKGFNIDETVGEDVVAELTRAIERQGLDMRVSALINDTVGTLAGGRYHDNDVVAAVILGTGTNAAYVERAHAIPKWHGLLPKSGEMVINMEWGNFRSSHLPLTDYDQALDNESLNPSEQIFEKLISGMYLGEILRRVLLRLAKEASLFGDSVPPKLEIPFMLRTPVMSAMHHDTSPDLKVVGAKLKDLLGIPNTSLKARKVVVQICDIVARRGARLAAAGVAGILKKVGRDTAVKGGESVPRTVVAMDGGLYEHYTIFRECLQATFEEMLGAEAAASVVIKLANDGSGIGAALLAASHSQYRELEQS